The genomic interval ACACTATGCGATAGAGGATTGTGTTAGTTGATTCCAATGCGACGCGATACCTGGGATGGCTGATGCCTTGTATGTGTCGGAGTGCAATGACACATACGTGGCGATTGGCTGTTGTCCTGAAGCCATTTTTTAtctttgttgatgatgtttaTGATCAGGCAGCAACTGCTGATTTGTTTACAAAATGTTGAATGTTGTGGTTGAACTCGGAAAGGTTTTCTGATGATTGGAGGACAAGACATGAAGTTGGAGATTGGAGAGAGTGCCAAAACAAAGTGGGCCTTGGTGGGCACTAGACACATGGTCCTAGCGTCCTTGCAGCTGGCGCGGGGACTGCCCCACTGGAGAACCACCTTCAGGGCGCATGCATCCCGCTTCTCCCGCTGAACCAGCGTCACGGTGTGTAGCAACACACTGGGCAACTCCGACCAAGGAACCAACAAGTCAtttcccttcctcttcaacacttcccaacttcttctctttcaacTTCTTGGGGCTTCCCATCTTGTAATCTTTGCTCCAAAAATGCGCGAAGAGACCCGGTGAGCAGGCGCATGCTTACACACACGCTGTGTACGCTATTCTACTCTTTAACCTCGTTTCCGGCGGTCCGAGGTCCTTTGATATAAGCCTACCATGGACGAAACGATACCACAAGCCGTCATGGCAACCGCCACACCCTCTTTCGACAACACCAGTGCGTGGCATAATTTTACACTATGGACAACTCAGCATCTCAAGATGAGTATGAACATGTCGAGGCTCGCGCCATCGCTGGAAGACTTGGTGTTGGCAGGACCAAGGATGGTCATGAAGCTGGGGAAACTGGGCTCTTTTATCTCGTTTCCAGATGCGGTTGACAACTTTGGACAACGAACCATGGCCGATCCCACCGATGCCGGTGTCTTTTCGTCGGCACTCTCGTCCTCGACCAGCAGTACGACAGCCAGCATACTCAGCGACGTCgcatcctcttccgccactgccgccgccgccgcctctgctgctgctgaagatCCTACCGCCTCGGTATCCCGCTTCTCGATGGAGGGAGCGAGAGGAATTGGGAGTGTTTTGAGCTACGCGACAAGCAAATGGGCCATAACTTGCATTGCGATGGCTATCCTCTTTAACCGGACGCACATATTTGCCGCGACTCGGCGTCGTTTACGACTTGCATGGCATATCCGGGTGCTGCTTCGACTCCCAACCATCTTGCTCCTGCTCTGGCAGGCTCGCAGACTTCTCCAGTCCATTCAGTGCCAGACCTCTCCGGATTTCGCCCAGTTGCGGTGGGGCGATCCTAACAAGAGCTTCGACGTTATGTTCTCCGAAGCAAACAGCTTTTTCCATGGACTGAGCTCAACTTTGCTGTTCGGTGCCAGCGACGAGGATTCATGCCGTTCTGTCCGGATGGTACCATGGGATAATCAGGAACAATCGGAGCTGGTTGGCTCGCTCTCCCGATTATGGCCACTTTTCCTGACGTTTTGCTTTGGCCAGTTTATGGAGGTGCTTTCGTGCACTGTACAGGGACGCCCGACGGGCACCGAGACGGGCACAACGCTTTTTGAACAGTCTCTGGCTTTTGCAGAAGCTGATGCTGCTATCAGCAGCCAGCTCGGATGGGGTCTTTTCGCCTCCAATGTTTCTAAAGCAGCAGCGGATGCCAACATGGGCACCAAGATTGCCCTCACACGTGCCATGATCATGAAGCGCGTCAACACACCCCCTGAAGTATTGCTGGTCACTTTTATCTCAACCATGAGCTACGTCACTAGTCACATATTGGGATTGCTGAACTTGCAGCCAAGATTCCGTCTGATCAGTACCGGATTCTATGGGCTTTGCTCAATGGGGTGCATGGTTTGGAGTACCATCAACTTTTCTGTTGACGATCCCGCCAGCCAGGGGCTGTTGAGATATCCCACGGTGTACATCATCGGAATCATCCCTCACACTCTCATCTTGATTGGCATCATTTCCTGTGCGGTCATTTACTTCGTGGCCCTGACACTTTCCGCTCTCGCTGTGCCCGAGGCTGGGACCGGCGGCGAGACGGAACAGCTTACCTTCAAGCAGCGCTTCCTCCGTGCTCATGCCAACATGCAGGCAAACATTTCACTTTCCGAGATCCGGATTAGGATGGATATGGACTTTTACACCGCGCTGGTCCGGGCTGGCTTTGGTGCCATCACCATGGCTAGCGAGGCGGTTTATCTTAATGAAGACCACAAGGTGAACTTGAAGCGGTATACCTGGCTGGAAGAGGACCGGTTCCGTGAGATTGAGGACCTGAAGATGCAGTGGATCGGAGGCGTTCCTGGATCTCGATTTGATACGGTCGGCACGATAGGACTTGTGCCGGTTAAAAATGGGCAGCCGGGGGTCAACAATGGGTATGCCAGGGAGAAGTCGGCGCAGCAGGTTTCCAAGAAGGACGGCACTGgcaggaggcagagggatggggttggggctgcGGAGAGGAGTTCCAGGTGGCTCATGGCGGTTGATTACATGATGCATATTTCGCGTCTTGTGGTGGTAACTTGGGCATTGTGTACGGTCAAATTTCTCAggtttgttggttggaggaACCCGCCGCGTTGGCTGAGGGGGTTGTCTGAACGGCCGAAGAAGTCGGACGGGCGGGATAAGAAGGGGAGGTCGAGACAGAATGGGGAGTCGTATGCTGATATTCTTTCTCCTGGCAATGGGGGTTATTTTACGATTCCGCGGGACGACCAGGTTGATGTAGAGGAGCTGCTCAGAAGCAGGATGGACAACCGCAACGAGGCAGAAGTCGACACCAAGCTCTACAGCTACTTCTTGCGGGATGGCTGGTGGGGGAATAAGGACACCAGCGGGGAATAcgtcccctcccaccctttGATCACGGCCGGCAACGAGGAGGTCGATGTCAACGACCCTGACTTTGACACGACAAGCATGATCTCCACGACGGAGACCTCTGTCGAGAGTGACTTTGGCTGGGAGACTGAcaatgacaacaacaacgactgGCTTGACGACGGGCAGCGAACACCCACGCAACAAAACCCCGGCATCGAgctcacctcctccgctcTCGTCTCTGCCCTCCAGCGATCAAGGGAACCCTCCCCCATGTTGGACACCCCCATCGACCCAACCACCCTCGCCCGACTTTTGCACCCCCAGTCCGCCGCCGACCGAGACGAAGCCCAAACCCTGGCCGCCCATTTATCCTCCGGCACGATAATGACGCGCTCCAAGTACAAGCAAGCGCTCCAGCGGCAGCGAGCGCAGATTTTGCTCACCAACCTTAACTGTGCCAACCCGTTGCAGAGGATGAGtccagaagaggaggaaagacaGCTTGAGCAACTGCTTCTCACTCGGCGGTCGGAGGCGCAGGCGAGGGGGGGGCAGGAGTCgtggaaggaaggggggcggggttgggggcggAGGGGCCAGTGTGTGTGGTTTGCCAGTGCGCGCCGAGGACGATTATTGTGTGGCCGTGTAGGTGTTTAGGGTATTGTGATGATTGCAGGGTGAGCTTGGCGATGAACAATTATGACAAATGTGTTTGCTgtaggagggaggtgagtAGTTTTAGTAGGATTTATGTTCCTTGAGGGGGGATAAACAGCGAGCGGGGGTTAAGTCAGGTGAGAGCAGGGGGGATATTGTTTTTAACACGGATCTTGTTATGGGAAGAAAGCGTTTACATTTTGTGGTGGCATTACATGAGGTGGTTTACACATCTATGTCCGGTGTGCGAGAAtgcggttgatgatgttggtccTTTTTCCgtttaaatttttttttttgtgcaAAGAGTTCCCATACAGAAAGTACAAATTTGAGCATTTCCATCCTGTCAATATCTGGGTGATCAAAATTACCTACCTACATGCCGAAGTTGTCATGTTTCAGGTGCCGAGCAATAAAaacatggtgatggaggtgtaTTTTGACTCGGGACCGTCTACTTCCCAGCATCAACGAGCTACTCAGACACTAACAGGGCCTCGAGAAGTCAACCGACTTGGATTCGACTTCTTCATCCATCCTACATCATGTTTTCACCAAGAGCAGCACATTTCAAGAACAAAGATACAACACACAATTAAAAAGGGTATCATTGCTTCGAAACACATCTACATGCCCGCCCACTCAACACAAaacatcctcacctccccctccccacgtttcttccctcccttctcctcttccatctccgCCCCAAACATAAAACTCTTCTTCACCGCTGTCCCCAGCCGTCCACTAGTAACAATATCCAACATCGGAAccttctcatcccatccataACAGCTACTCAAATAATGAGCATGAAACTTGAACGGATCAGACGGATAAACCGAATACCCTCCACCAAACCTGAGCCCCGGTGTGGTGAAATAGCCTCGTTTGTTCAGCTCCCTGTAAAAAGCAGACGGCTCAGGCAAGTTCTCATCAGCAATAGCACCACTAGTGCCCGCCGGATCAAGCATCGCATTGCTAGTCGAAGGCGTAATGGCAGGAAGGGCTTCCTTGGGCGCAGGCTGCACAGCAGTCGCCGTCTCAAAAAGcgagtcaccaccaccaccactctcctcaaccttctgcaccttcttcttccccttccccctcttaCCCTCAtgcatcctcctcaccgcctccttctcctcatcaaacAGCCTCTTGGCagccaccctcttctccctcagctccctcaaatacccctccctcctcttctcccctaCACCCGAGCTCATTTCCTTGAGAAGCCTCAAATGATCACCCGCCTCATCAGCAACATACCCCGCCCCTctatcaaccaccaacctcgcctcctccgccctcagCTCCTGTGGCATACTCAGAAACAAGTTCTGCGTAGGGTTCTGCGGCATCGTGCCCGTCAGCACCCCGCAGAGCCCAAAACTCCGCCTCAGGACCATCACCGCGTCAATGTCAAAGACGAGGTACCGGCCTGCGATCAGCGAGATCCGGACaggagggtgggttggggtagAGGTAGAGGTGGCCATCTTGAAACAACACTGATCTGTAAAGAAAGTTAGAAAGAAACTCCTTTGAATGGTTTTGTACATAACAAAAAATGAAGAGAGAGAACCAGATATCATAAGCCTTGGACTAGTTCGCGGTCATCACAGAGTATTCAGTGGATTGACAGATTGATACGAAGATTTATATAATCATGTAAAAGAggtttctctctcttcgtTGTGCTGTAAGGCGGGGTGATAGTAGAAATGAAAGTCGACATACCTTGTGTTTGGCGATGCTGCTCTGAGGAAGAGAGCAGCAacgttggagaagaagacaaaagaggtttggtggtgagtcGCTTTGGATGCAAATTTATGGGACAGAAAATTTTGTGGGGCTCCACTATTTCAGAACAGAAAAAGTCGGCTTGGCTGATTTTCCAGAGAGAAGGGGTCCGTGCAGGCAGATATAGATGGTTAGGGtcagggttggtggtgtgagcATCTTCGACTGACGTCAGGTGCAGGTTTGTGAAATGAGGACGTGAATTATAGAGCATGCTTAGCATGTGAATTTGCGTGTTATCAATTCTCCTATTATTCATCAGCTACTAGCTACCACCGGGGGCTGTAACGGTCGTACATACATTGCAAGCCACAAATTCTCTCGATCCAAAATTGTGAGAAATTGTCAAGACTCAAGATACCACTGAGCATTTCGATGCCCCCTGAAGCAGCCCAGTTCCAACGGCCATGTGCCATTGCCATTTGTCAAAATATAATCTGCTGCCGGGGTACAGCATCGTGAGGTTGGTCGCACAGCAGTGCAAAGTAGCTGCATGATAGATCACAAAGCTTCATGACTGATCGGCCCGATGGTCCCGTCTTTGAGGGGCAGTGTGCCTCAACTCGAGTTCTTGTTGGCCATGGTTCTCGATACAACCATTGTGAGGATAGGTCGGACCAAAGGCGAGGTCAGGACCCGAGTGTAGGAGAAATTGGGATCAATATCTGCCTGTCCGAAGCACCCATGACCCTCGGCTAGAAGTCAATCCCATCCCTGATCGTACCAGCAGGTGActtctccttgttctcctcctcctccatagGCGGCAAGCTATAAGGCTTGATATTAAGACCCTTTGTCGCACTCAAGCTAAACGAAAGAGTCTCCCTAAACGAGCTCGTCTCggctccaccacctcccttcTCATGATAGATCGGTAGCGTATGTGCCTTCAGCAGCCCCTGTGCCTGTTCTGTCTTCTCAGATGAGCTTGACGGAGGAGCTGCCCCAGGCGTAGCCGGTAGAGGAATCAACTCAAGCACTCCATCACACAGCAACTCCATCCACCTAACCAACCCTGAACTCCTTGGGTACAGCGATGTTTGTAGAGTGATAATCGCCGTCAGCTGGGTGCTGTACCTTCGTAGTAACGCCCTTAGAGCATGCAAGAATTGCAGCACTTCGGATGGAAGACTGCATTGTGGTGCGTAAAGCTCTGGCAGCAAAAGACTGGGGATAACCACACGGTGAATATCGCTTGAGGGCGAGGTTTCGAGCTTCGTCTGCAGGTGTCTGATGATGGCTTTTAGAGGAGATATACTCGTTGGCTGAGGTCTGGCATCAAACAAAGGTGGCCCAGTGCTCGGTGTTGGATTGAGTGACCCTTTGCAAACAGCTGGCTCGAGGCGCTTGGCGAGATCGAACAAGTGGCAGAAAGTGGGCTGGTTGGCATCTCCTCGTGGGGTATTTCCTGACGCTGCTGAGTTCCCAAGAGCTTCGTATCTCCATGCAATCTTCATCTTTTCCTCttgcgccggtggtggttgttctgACTTTGATTTCTTGTCAGGTTCGGCTAGGCCCGGGAGGTTCCTCCTCCATTGTGGTGGGTAGCCGACGAGGTGTACTTGGTGCCCTTGGACGAGGCCTTCGGCAGCATAATATCTGAGTAGGATACCTGAAAAGTCTGTGGTCCCTTGTTCTTCCACCAAAAGACAGGTTCCTAGTGGTAACCCACTGTGACCAGCAAGGAGTTGATCTAGCGATGCGGTTCCGGTAGACGTTGTTGGTCGACCGTCCAGCGGCGACGGTCTCACacccggcggtggtggttgattcTCGGCATCTGGTTGCTTTGCCCCTGGGATGGCTCTCCCAGGTCTCGAAGATAGTACTGTATTTCTCTTGATGAATGACATGTTTAAAGATTGGTCCAAAAAGTGTAGCTGTCGCGGAAGCTATGGAGGGGTCAattggaggggttgatgacCGATAAGCTCAAAAAGTTTCGATATCAGTTGCAAGGGACAGCCCCGCCGCCAGCCTCAGTGACAGGGACCCCTGCCCGTGCGGCCCCCACCTGTTTCCCCAAACCTTGGAGCACTAGTCGTTTTCAGCCTTGGGATTTTTTTGACTTCAGTCGCAACCATCAAACACCGGCCCATCACACAAGAGCTCTTGAGTCGTCCAGCACAACCAATTGCTTTATTCTCGCCAACCCCGTTTACCCTcgcttcaccaccaccccccctcccccaaataCCACAATCAAAATGGCCGGCCTCGGCTCCGACGCCCAGCTCTTCGAGGACAACTTCCGCGTCCACAAGCTCTCCGACAAGAAATACGACCGCGTCGACCGCATCTACGCCACCTCGGAAGACAAGTCAATTGAGATcaccctcgacatcaacaacgaGCTCTTCCCCTGCAAGGAAGGCGACGAGCTGAACATGCTcatcgccacctccctccactACGACGGCACCAAAGACGACGAGCGCGGCTGGCGCGACGTCGCCAAGATGGGTGCGAGCGAGGGCTCGCTTGCCGACCAGTACGACTATGTCTGCTACGGCAAGATTTACAagtttgaggatggggaggacggGCAGACTATGTATGTTTCGCCGATTGGTAACATGGAAAGTAACGGCTGACACGAGTGGAAATACAGCAAGGCATACATCTCCTTCGGCGGGCTGCTGATGTCTCTTGTCGGGCCTTACAAGAAGCTCACCCCGTTGAGGGTGGAATACGTCTACCTCTTGGTTCGCAGACGATGATCAACTTGATTATGGACAGCAAACCACACCATCGGACGAGAGCGCTCATGTTGGCTAAACAAGAGAGGGGAAAGACTTTGCTTGCGTCTATAATATGCAATCTATCAAAGGAATAGCCATTTCTCCAGGCGCGCCCGCAACCAAAGACCCTTTCGAGAAGCAAGGATAGAGAGAAGGAGTAGTACAGTATGGGGAATCTGGCGTTAAAGGTGCAAAAGGAACAAATTTATGGACAGGAACAAAAAAAAGCTGGCGGATGGGGGCAATGACAGAAGAGATACCCAGAAACGGAGCtaacttcttcttcttcttcaacacctcgTATCAGGGTGCTGGTAATTCCAGTGTGGTCCAGGAAAGGGAATGAAGCGATGGGCCCGGGCGCAAATCTGGTCATAGTAAGGCTCGTTTTCCGGAGTGTAGACACCGTGTCTCGCAAAGAAATCGAGCATGACCATGGCGCAATTGGGCTTCCACAACCCCTGGGCAAGCTGCTCCTggatctcctccaccgtATGTAGACTAaagctctccacctccccatccttgggcttggggacgACGCTCCCATCAGACGGCAGTTCAAGATCATAGACCCATTGGCACTCGGGGTAGATGTACCCTGGCTCTCCTCCTGACCGTTCATCCGTGATGAAGATGTAAGTGACAGTGCCGGTTTCCACCGCGCTCCGGCGCATGACATCTTCGGGGAGGGACGCCTCCTCGTCAGCCTCGCGGATGATACATTCGAAGGGATCCTCGTGGGTCATGAGCCCGCCGGCGACGGTGTTGTCCAGCATGCCGGGGTAAGTTGACTTGTTGCTGGAGCGCTTGGGGACCCAGATGCGGAAGTCGTAGTCGCTCGTGTTGTCTTTGCGACGGAGGTAGGCCGTCATGTGTACTCCGTAGCGAGTGGTGCCAAAGAGGCCCATGGCTGCTCGCTCGATGCTCATGAGGAGCTCGCCGTTGCGGCCGTAGACGGGCCACATTTCGTTGCGCCATCCTctgaggaggcggaaggTTTGGTTCTTGCGCCAGTAGGAGGTCAGTTGGGCGGCTTGCTTGGTGCGCTCTTCGTAGGACTTGAGGTTCTGCCATAGGGCGGCGGTTctggcggtggggttgatATCGAGACGGCCGCGGATGCTGGCGGG from Podospora pseudoanserina strain CBS 124.78 chromosome 6, whole genome shotgun sequence carries:
- a CDS encoding hypothetical protein (EggNog:ENOG503NVVW; COG:S); the protein is MDETIPQAVMATATPSFDNTSAWHNFTLWTTQHLKMSMNMSRLAPSLEDLVLAGPRMVMKLGKLGSFISFPDAVDNFGQRTMADPTDAGVFSSALSSSTSSTTASILSDVASSSATAAAAASAAAEDPTASVSRFSMEGARGIGSVLSYATSKWAITCIAMAILFNRTHIFAATRRRLRLAWHIRVLLRLPTILLLLWQARRLLQSIQCQTSPDFAQLRWGDPNKSFDVMFSEANSFFHGLSSTLLFGASDEDSCRSVRMVPWDNQEQSELVGSLSRLWPLFLTFCFGQFMEVLSCTVQGRPTGTETGTTLFEQSLAFAEADAAISSQLGWGLFASNVSKAAADANMGTKIALTRAMIMKRVNTPPEVLLVTFISTMSYVTSHILGLLNLQPRFRLISTGFYGLCSMGCMVWSTINFSVDDPASQGLLRYPTVYIIGIIPHTLILIGIISCAVIYFVALTLSALAVPEAGTGGETEQLTFKQRFLRAHANMQANISLSEIRIRMDMDFYTALVRAGFGAITMASEAVYLNEDHKVNLKRYTWLEEDRFREIEDLKMQWIGGVPGSRFDTVGTIGLVPVKNGQPGVNNGYAREKSAQQVSKKDGTGRRQRDGVGAAERSSRWLMAVDYMMHISRLVVVTWALCTVKFLRFVGWRNPPRWLRGLSERPKKSDGRDKKGRSRQNGESYADILSPGNGGYFTIPRDDQVDVEELLRSRMDNRNEAEVDTKLYSYFLRDGWWGNKDTSGEYVPSHPLITAGNEEVDVNDPDFDTTSMISTTETSVESDFGWETDNDNNNDWLDDGQRTPTQQNPGIELTSSALVSALQRSREPSPMLDTPIDPTTLARLLHPQSAADRDEAQTLAAHLSSGTIMTRSKYKQALQRQRAQILLTNLNCANPLQRMSPEEEERQLEQLLLTRRSEAQARGGQESWKEGGRGWGRRGQCVWFASARRGRLLCGRVGV
- the SEN34 gene encoding tRNA-splicing endonuclease subunit (EggNog:ENOG503NXRC; BUSCO:EOG09263U71; COG:J), which produces MISGSLSSFFVMYKTIQRSFFLTFFTDQCCFKMATSTSTPTHPPVRISLIAGRYLVFDIDAVMVLRRSFGLCGVLTGTMPQNPTQNLFLSMPQELRAEEARLVVDRGAGYVADEAGDHLRLLKEMSSGVGEKRREGYLRELREKRVAAKRLFDEEKEAVRRMHEGKRGKGKKKVQKVEESGGGGDSLFETATAVQPAPKEALPAITPSTSNAMLDPAGTSGAIADENLPEPSAFYRELNKRGYFTTPGLRFGGGYSVYPSDPFKFHAHYLSSCYGWDEKVPMLDIVTSGRLGTAVKKSFMFGAEMEEEKGGKKRGEGEVRMFCVEWAGM
- the ELP4 gene encoding Elongator subunit elp4 (EggNog:ENOG503NVWH; COG:B; COG:K); this encodes MSFIKRNTVLSSRPGRAIPGAKQPDAENQPPPPGVRPSPLDGRPTTSTGTASLDQLLAGHSGLPLGTCLLVEEQGTTDFSGILLRYYAAEGLVQGHQVHLVGYPPQWRRNLPGLAEPDKKSKSEQPPPAQEEKMKIAWRYEALGNSAASGNTPRGDANQPTFCHLFDLAKRLEPAVCKGSLNPTPSTGPPLFDARPQPTSISPLKAIIRHLQTKLETSPSSDIHRVVIPSLLLPELYAPQCSLPSEVLQFLHALRALLRRYSTQLTAIITLQTSLYPRSSGLVRWMELLCDGVLELIPLPATPGAAPPSSSSEKTEQAQGLLKAHTLPIYHEKGGGGAETSSFRETLSFSLSATKGLNIKPYSLPPMEEEENKEKSPAGTIRDGIDF
- the RPB8 gene encoding DNA-directed RNA polymerases I, II, and III subunit RPABC3 (BUSCO:EOG092652ZZ; EggNog:ENOG503P46H; COG:K) gives rise to the protein MAGLGSDAQLFEDNFRVHKLSDKKYDRVDRIYATSEDKSIEITLDINNELFPCKEGDELNMLIATSLHYDGTKDDERGWRDVAKMGASEGSLADQYDYVCYGKIYKFEDGEDGQTIKAYISFGGLLMSLVGPYKKLTPLRVEYVYLLVRRR
- a CDS encoding hypothetical protein (COG:F; EggNog:ENOG503NWEC) produces the protein MTPQRLATIDMVNDCDGFPDLETNPRGYADQLSRLYTLVWEDDQGAFPIGYLPITVLDALRKTPASIRGRLDINPTARTAALWQNLKSYEERTKQAAQLTSYWRKNQTFRLLRGWRNEMWPVYGRNGELLMSIERAAMGLFGTTRYGVHMTAYLRRKDNTSDYDFRIWVPKRSSNKSTYPGMLDNTVAGGLMTHEDPFECIIREADEEASLPEDVMRRSAVETGTVTYIFITDERSGGEPGYIYPECQWVYDLELPSDGSVVPKPKDGEVESFSLHTVEEIQEQLAQGLWKPNCAMVMLDFFARHGVYTPENEPYYDQICARAHRFIPFPGPHWNYQHPDTRC